Within Oscillatoria salina IIICB1, the genomic segment AACGAGCTACTACATCTGCCACCATTGTTGTATAAGCACTACCGATATGAGGTACGTCGTTAACGTAGTACAAAGGTGTTGTTAAGGCAAATTTATGTTTATTCATACTAGGTTAGGTATGGGTCTTAATAAATAGAAAAATTTGTCTTGGCGAATTAAGAAGTATAGCATTTAGGAACTTCGACTTTATTTTAGTAGGAGAATTGCCCTGGTCAAACTCCCCAAATTAGTATAGGAGGAATTGCGAGCGTTAGGTATGTCTACTGGTGGATTAATTTTTCCTTAAGGAATCGATGATAATTTTCAAGAGAAAAATTACGGATAAGTTTGTGGCGATCAATGTCTTGTTTCGCAAATCCCCCAATTGTATCGTGTCAATGTCTCAGTACTGATAACTGCTACAGTAAGATTTTTTACTTTATCTACCCTAAGACATTTGTCAAGTAAAGTAAAGTAATATTAAGTTTTAGTTAGCTCGACCAACACTGCTGCGAATCCAACTAAAAACACGAATGTCTTCTGATAGTCCCCTCCAAATCTCTAACTTACTGCTAGCAGCGATGGAAATGCGGATGTTTGTTTACCACGAAAACCGCATTCCTCAGAATACGGCTGTGGTGGTAGTGAGTAATCATCGCAGCTTTATGGATGCCTCCGTGTTGATGAAAGCATTAGGTCATCCGCTTCGCACTGCTTGTCATCACTATATGGGTCAAGTTCCAGTAATGCGGGAATTTGTCCACCTGCTTGGCTGCTTTCCTTTGGAAGAGCGAGAACAACGGCAACAAAGTTTTTTCAAGCAAGCAACTGAGTTACTCAAATCTCACGAATGGGTTGCAGTGTTTCCTGAAGGAGCGCAACCAATGATCAAGCTAACTCAACCAGAGAAAGTAGGTAAGTTTCATCGTGGCTTTGCTCACTTAGCTTTCCGGACTGATGTATGTAATTTAGCAGTTTTACCAGTGGCGATCGCTTCTTACGAAGAAAATGTCACTAAAGCAGTTCCACTGCGTTTCTTACGCCTATTTGACCCCTCAGAACCGCTTTTTGACCAATCTGGTTGGCATCCAATGGTAACTTACCAAAGCGTCAATGTTCTTATCGGTCATCCTTATTGGATTACACCCACACAACGCGAACAATATCAAGGTAAACAAGCAAAGCAGGTGATTACTCACTTGACGAAATATTGTCGTTCCCAAATTACTGAATTACTTGCTGTTGGTTGCAATTGATCGGTTACCAGTTACCAGTTACCAGTTATCAGTTATCAGTTACCAGTTACCAGTTACCAGTTACCAGTTACCAGTTAACAGTTAACAGTTAACAGTTTCCCAGTCCCCAATCCCCAATCACCAGTCCCCAATCACCAGTCCCCAATCACCAGTCCCCAATCACCAGTCCCCAGTCCCCAATCACCAGTCCCCAATCACCAGTCCCCAATCACCAATCCCTGATAGTTGAATTTTCACTGATAAAAATGCCTAAACTTAAGAGTTATCCTTGTTTTCTCACGCCGAAAAATCTTAATCCCCACTATCCACTGTTCGTATTTTTGCCGGGAATGGATGGTACGGGTGAATTATTGCGGTGTCAAACTGAAAGTTTACAGGAATCTTTCGATATTCGCTGTTTGGCGATACCTTCAGACGATTTGACTGACTGGGATACTCTTTCGGCTCAAGTGGTAGAACTAATTAAAAAAGAAATTGGTAAAGAGTCACAACGTTCAGTTTATCTGTGTGGTGAGTCCTTTGGAGGCTGTCTAGCTCTAAAAGTAGCGGTTCGAGAACCAAAATTATTCGATCGCATTATTCTCGTTAATCCTGCGTCTTCTTTCAGTCAACGCCCCTGGTTGCGTTGGGGGGCGCAATATCTACGTTTAATACCGGAATGCTTTTACCGCTTTTCGGCTTTGGCAATTTTACCTTTTTTTGTAACTTTGGCACGAACTGCATCTCGCGAGCGCCGAGAATTGTTAGAAGCAATGCGTTCTGTACCACCTCATACGGTACAATGGCGCATCTCTTTACTTAAAGATTTCCGCGTGGATGAAAATCATTTGCGGCGTTTGACTCAACCTGTGTTGTTAATTGCTGGTGGTGCCGATCGGGTTTTACCTTCGATCGCTGAGGCTAAACGGTTAGCTAGTAAACTTCCTGATGCAAGAATTTTTGTTCTCAAATATAGCGGTCATGCTTGCTTGCTGGAAACAGAAACTCAACTTTATCAAATTCTCAAAGCTGAGAATTTTTTGGCAGCAGATGTTCCTCAACCTGCTACTATATCTAACTCTAATTAGACTTTATTTTGGCTTTTTTGGACAAAGTAACCAGAGTTTTGTCAAGGGTTAAGGTTTAAATATAAAAAAGTTACTTGAAAACCACTTAAACCATTAAATTAGATTATGTTACAAATCTTTATCGAGATCGTAATGTATCGTATACTACGCCAATAGAGCGTAAGTAAGGAGCAAAAACAACGATGTCAGAGGCTCAAGTGCCAATGACAGTTCCCAAAGATTTTCTTAAACCGCCCGGTGGTTGGAATCCAACGGTGGTAATGTTTTTGGTAGCTTTGATGCTAATAGTATTGTCCATCTGCGGTTACTACCTTTGGAACTGGCAAAGTTGGTGCTGCTTTTGGCTGAATGTCTTGGCTTTACATTTATCAGGTTCGGTAATTCACGATGCTTCTCATAATGCTGCCCACCGCAACCGAATTATTAATGCTCTTTTAGGGCATGGTAGTGCGTTAATTTTGGGATTTGCTTTTCCGGTATTTACGCGGGTTCACTTACAACATCATGCCCACGTTAACGATCCGGAAAACGATCCGGATCATTTTGTTTCCACTGGTGGTCCTTTGTGGCTGATTGCCCCTCGTTTTTTTTATCACGAAGTATTTTTCTTTAAGAGGGCTTTGTGGCGGAAATATGAGTTACTGGAATGGTTTTTAAGCCGATTGTTTTTAGCTGGTATTGTTTATTTGTCTTTGCAGTTCGGCTTTTTTGATTATGTGGTTAACTATTGGTTTGTGCCAGCTTTGGTGGTGGGATTGACTCTGGGTTTATTTTTTGATTATTTACCACACCGCCCTTTTCAAGAGCGCGATCGCTGGAAAAATGCGAGAGTTTATGCTTCTGCGATCCTCAATCTACTCATCCTGGGACAAAATTATCATTTAATTCACCATCTTTGGCCTTCAATTCCTTGGTATAAGTATCAATCGGCTTACCGCGCGACTAAACCTTTATTAGATAGCAAGGGCTGTCATCAATCTCTAGGATTGCTCAAATTTAAGGATTTTTGTGGTTTTGTCTACGATATTTTTCTAGGAATTCGCTTCCATCGGAAAAAATCTAAACAGGCGATCGGGGATTAGGGATTGGGGACTGGGTTCAGTGAACAGTGAACAGTTAGGAGTTATCAGTTATCAGTTCATACTCTAATTCCCCCTTGTCCCCCCTTCTTCCTTGTCTTCCCCTTCTTCCTTGTCCCCCCTCTTCCCCTTCTTCCTTGTTTTCTCAAGAGGGGCAACCACGGGGGGATTGCCCCTACTAACTGATTTGAGACAGACTCCAATCAGGACGGAGATTTTTAGCTTTGCGTAAGTAGGGATGATTTAGCTTGAGTTTCGGGGTTGGGGTATTAACGTGGAGCATAATTCTAATACAACGCTCTAAGCTACCCTCAACGTGCATTTGCTGAACATCGAGTAAAGCAACATTATCCCAACGAGGACGTTCCCTGGCGATCGCGGCAGGAAAAATCGCATCTAGATCGCGGGTAGTGGTAAAAACTGCACTAATAATATCTTCCGGATCGAGTTGATTGCGTAACTCCACTTCTTCGAGTAGCTCGCTAACTGCTTCTCGAATGGCTTCGATTGTGTTTTCTTCAGCAGTCGTCGCCCCACGAATCGCCTGCACTTTCCACTCCACTGCTTGCATCCTCCGCAAAGATTCTCCTCCTAGGGTCGATAAAGCCACAATGGTTGACCACTTGTAGCCAGTTCAAATTCTAACCAATCTCTTGCTGCTTCTATCCCCGATTTTTTTGGGCTTTGACCCGAGATTAAGCGCATCAGGGGATTCTTTTTCTCTTCAATAGTTTCGCATTTACTTTTTTCTGGGTCTAGTCCTGCTAGTTCTGCTGCCCAACAACGAGCATCTTCTTCTGTTCCTAAACGATCGACAACTCCTAATTCTAGAGCTTGTTCGCCTGTAAAAATTCTCCCGTCGGCAAAACTTCTGACTGTTTCTACAGCTAAATTACGTCCTTCAGCGACAGTTTGGACGAATTGTTGATAACTTGTATCAATCAGTTGTTGGAGAATGTTCATTTCTTCTGGGGTGGGATCGCGATCGAAGGCGAGAATGTCTTTGTAAGGACCGGATTTGATTACTTTGAAGGAAACGCCGATTTTATCTAAGAGACGTTCAAGATTATTTCCTCGCAAAATTACGCCGATGCTGCCAGTAATTGTACCGGGATTGGCGACGATGTGTTCTGCCCCCATACCGATGTAAACTCCTCCAGAGGCGGAGATGTTGCCGAAACTAGCGACTATTTTGATTTTTTCTCGCAGACGCTTGAGGGCGTAGTAAATTTCTTGCGAGTCTCCGACTGTACCACCAGGAGAGTCAATTCTTAACAGTAGAGCGGGATATTTCCTCTCTTCGACGACTTTTAGAGCTTTGAGGACTCGTTTACGGGTTTCGGAGGCGATCGCTCCTGTGATTTCTATCCGAGCTATTTGCTTGGCTTTTTTTGTTTTAAAGGGCCAGACCATTTGGTTTTTAACAGACTAAGTTATTTCGCTATGAGTTAGCTTATCCTTGTAAACGACCTCACCCCTTTAGGGCAAGGCTTCTCGGAGCTTTTTCGGTGATTGTGCTTATTCTTAATATACTTTGCCTGGTTGGGGATTGGGTTTTTCAGTGACCAGCGAGCGGCGAATAGTGAACCCAGTCCCCAATCCTCAAGCGATCGCCAGATCTGTTTACAAAAATACACAATTGATTAAAATTAAGTTAAGTAAAGAAAACAGCAACAAGATTTACTTAACTAGATTTTAGATACACATAATCTTGATGGAATCAAATATAACAAAATTTAAAAAGTATCTGTATCCGTTGATACTAATTACGCCTTTTTTCCTTTGGGGAACGGCAATGGTAGCGATGAAAGGAGTGATTCCGAACACGACACCCTTATTTATGGCAGGAATACGCTTGCTGCCAGCCGGATTGTTAGTATTAGCTGTGGGAATGATTCTCGGTCGTCCTCAGCCTCAAGGCTGGAAAGCATGGTTGTGGATTAGTTTATTTGCCTTGGTAGACGGGGTAATGTTCCAAGGATTTCTCGCTGAGGGTTTAGTGAGAACCGGGGCTGGTTTAGGTTCGGTGATGATTGACTCCCAACCGATCGCGATCGCTATTCTCTCCAGTTGGCTATTTGGCGAAATTATCGGAATCTGGGGCGGAATCGGTTTACTGACAGGAGTTTTGGGAATTAGTTTAATTGGTTTCCCCGATCGCTGGATCGTTAATCTGCTTCAAGGTGACTTTCTCAACATCTCTTTTAACTGGGAAGCCTTGTTTAGTAACGGCGAGTGGTTAATGCTGCTAGCATCGCTGTCAATGGCAGTGGGAACAATTATGATTCGGTTTGTGACTCGTTATGCCGATCCCGTGACAGCCACAGGCTGGCACATGATCGTTGGGGGGTTGCCTTTATTCATATTTTCTGGTATAGGAGAATCAAACCAATGGGCAAATCTGGATTTGAATGGTTGGTTAGGACTGACTTACGCCACAGTATTTGGTAGCGCGATCGCCTATGGCTTATTTTTCTACATTGCTTCGTCAGGTAATCTCACTAGCTTTACTTCTCTAACCTTCCTCACACCAGTTTTTGCGCTAATTTTCGGCAATTTATTTTTAGCAGAAGTCCTCAGTGAAATTCAATGGGTCGGAGTATGCCTAACTCTGGTAAGTATACTTTTGATTAATCAGCGCGAAAGAATCGGACAATGGTGGCACAAGGAAGTTAGGGAAGAAAACGCCGAAACCAGTAACAGCCAAAAAACCGATCGCTCGGCGATCGCCAAACAAGTATCTCTGAAAATTACCGACTCCACCAGCAGAAGTATCAGTTAAGGAAACTTACGTTTCGATCGCAATAGTCGCTAAGCTAGAAACAGTGAAAAAAAATCAGGGCTTGCATCTGCCTTTGATGCCGTTACGATTTATAACAAGAGTGGGTTAGTCGGAAAAAAGGCTCAACTCAGCCGAGAAAAAATTACCGATCTAACCAAAACTTTGCGTCACACTGGCTGCCAAGTTATCAGCCCTGAATAAGTTTATGATGCGCGATCGCTTACCTCTGTTTCTAGCTGCCTGCTTTACTTGTCTAACTGTCACAGAAAATTTATCTACTCGGTTAGCATTTTCTCTCTCGTACCCAGGAGATTACGAAATTGCTCAGTTAGAAGACAACGCTACTACTCCTAAGCCTACCCTGATTCCCGGCAGTCAGGGTGCAGAAGTCGAACAACTGCAAACTAAACTCAAACAGTTAGGTTACTTCGAGGGCGAAATTGATGGTGTATACAACGAAAGTACCAGGTTAGCTGTAGAAGAATTTCAACGAAGCCAAGCTTTAGCTGCTGATGGTATTGTCGGCTCAGGTACTTGGCAAAAGTTAGACGCAGTTGAAGTAAAATCAACTCCTACCCCAGCAGAATCAGATACTTCTCCCGTTGAAGAAGAAAAACCTTTATTTAGCAAACGAACCTTATTTTTATTCGGCGTATTTTTTGCGATCGTCGCTAGCTTAGGAGTAGGTATAGTATTTTTACTGGGAATGTTCAAGGGTAAGAAGAAAGCAAGGCGAAATCTTAGATCCGTTTTACCCGAAGATAATTTAACTGACGAGTTTACTGACGATCCCGAATTAACCAACCAATTAGAGGAAGAACAAGTAACTAATGAAGATCGCTTAGATTTAGACAAAAATTACCACAATGGCGCTAATTTAGCAGTTTCTACTTCCGAAGATGGTAAAAGCGAGTCAAATAATCTTGAAAACTCTCTTCCGGAAATCCGCAAAACTTCTCGTCTCGCCAAAATTGATATTATTGACGAGTTGATTAAAGACTTGCGTCAACCAGATCCTAACAAGCGACGTAAAGCAATTTGGGAATTAGCCCAACGTGCCGATTCTCGCGCAATGCAGCCTTTAGTTGAGTTAATGATTGACTGTGATTCCCAAGAACGTAGTTTAATTTTGGAAGCGATCGCCCAAATTAGCAACCGTACTCTCAAACCCCTGAATCGGGCTTTAGCTATTTCCCTGCAAGACGATAACCCAGAAGTACGGAAAAACGCGATTCGCGATTTAACCAGAGTTTACGAGTTAATTTCTCAAGTTAGTCGTATGTTGTGCAATGCTGCTGACGATCCCGATCCAGAAGTTCAAGAAACGGCAGAATGGGCGCTTTCTCGGCTGAATCAGCTTCAAATGCCTGCTTCTGATTCTAATTTAGATCGCTTGTCAATGGGACAAAATCCGCCTAATAATTAGGGATTAGGGATTAGGGATTAGGGATTAGGGATTGGGGATTGGGGATTGGGGATTAGGGATTAGGGATTAGGGATTAGGGATTAGGGATTAGGGAGACAAGGAGTATAAACTGATAACTGATAACTGATAACTGTTCACTGAACCCAGTCACCAGTCCCCAGTCACCAGTCACCAGTCCCCAGTCCCCAGTCCCCAGTCCCCAGTCCCCAGTCACCAGTCCCCAGTCCCCAGTCACCAGTCCCCAGTCCCCAGTCACCAATTCCCAAATACTAACTAATGAAACTACTATTTTTATCAACACCTGTAGGTTGTCTCGGTTCGGGACAAGGTGGTGGTGTAGAATTAACACTGCAAAATGTTGCTCAAGAAATGCGAAAACGCGGACATGAAGTGCAAGTGGTTGCGCCTGTGGGTTCAGTTTTGGGCGATATTAGGATTGTGGGAATTGCCGGAAATTTGCAAGTTCCAGCGCAAAGTCAAGGACGAGATCTTCCGATTTGTTTGCCGGATAATTCAGTATTGGCGAATATGTGCGAGTATGTTCGCCAGGAACAGACAAATTACGATTTAATTGTTAATTTTGCTTACGATTGGTTGCCCTTTTACCTAACACCATTTTTTCGCTGTCCGATCGCTCATTTTATCAGTATGGGTTCAATGAGTGTGGCGCTGGATCGAATTATGACAGATGTGGCGCAGAAATTTCCCGAGGCGATCGCGGTTTATACTCTCTCTCAAGCGGCTACTTTTCCTTTTGCTGAGTCTTGTCATATTTTAGGCAGTGGCATCGATTTGGATTTGTATCAATTTTGTCCCCAACCAGGAGAATCTTTGGCTTGGTTGGGTAGAATTGCACCAGAGAAAGCCCTTGAAGATGCGGTTGCAGCCGCGAAAATTACTGGAATTCCGCTACGGATTTTTGGCAAAATGCAGGATCGAGATTACTGGCAGCAAATTTGTCAAGATTATCCTGATGCACCTGTAGAATATGGCGGATTTTTGTCTACTGTAGAGTTACAACGGGAATTAGGTCAATGTCGGGCGATGTTGATGACTCCTCGTTGGGTAGAAGCTTTTGGTAATGTCGTCATTGAAGCTTTTGCTTGCGGAGTTCCGGTTATTGCCTATCGTCTCGGTGGACCTGCCGAAATCGTTCGCGATGGCAAAACAGGCTTTTTGGTTGAACCGGGCAGCGTCACGGGGCTAGTAGAGGCAATTCAGCGTATAAATGAAATCGATCGCTATGCTTGTCGTCAGCAAGCTGAGGCAGAATATTCTTTAGCCGCGTTAGGCGATCGCTTTGAAATCTGGTTTAATCAAGTTAGGCAAAGTTAGCCCACAGAATGATAATCTGGGGCTATCTAGATTTAATTTATCTCAGGAAGTGAGATATGCTGAATTGAAAGATTTAATCGAAGAAATCTTTAACTTTTTCGACTAAGTTTTCGCCAGTATTTTCAGCGCGATCTTCGGCGCGATCGAGAGAATTTTCAATCTTGTCCCCAGTGCGATCGAAATTAATTTTCGCTTCACCAGCAGCTTGTTGCGCTTTACCTTTAGCTTCTCTTAATGCACCTTCAACTTGATTGGAAGTTGTGCCGAAGTTTCTCTGGGCTTTACCTGCGGCTTCGTTAGTCTTACCTTGAATTTTATCACCAATCCCTTCAAAAGTATTTTCTAAAGCAATGAGAGCTTGAGAGCCGCTCATGTTAGGATTTGCTGAAGCTGAAGGTACGCCTACTCCCACAAATAATAAGCAAATTAGGCAGATTGGTAAAACGAAACGGAAAATTTTCTTAATCATATTAAGCGCGAAATGTTTGTAATGGAGAATACAAAAATCACTTTTTTTAGTGACTTTTGCATTCTCGCGCTTCTCTAGTGAAATTTTAATGGATCTAGAGACAGATTAATTCGGTTATTGTTTTATCTCCTAAGATAGATATATTTTTTAGGGATGAAATTTTAGCAAAAAACTCAATTGAACTTATCCCAAATCCTCATAATTAATCACAATTGAAAACCAGCCAGCTAACCTAGAAACATTAAAGTCTTTTTGAAGTGTGGCATTTTGCCAACTATAGCAATGGTAAATCATTCGTAAAATTTAGAGAGACTAAAATGCAACGTCTCTACACCAGATAATTAAAAAAATCACAAATCTCCTCCTAAGATAGAAAACTTATTGTCAGTAAAGGCAAAATTGTTGTAGTCGCTACTCGTTTTTAATCAAGAAAAGTTACAGTTTAGACTTGGTAGATATGAAGTTATAATCAAAACCAAATTTATATTAGTTTGTAGTTAAAATTGTATTTTTGAACGAAATATCTTTTTTTAGCTTTAGCAAAGAACTAATATAAAATTCATGTCTTGATAACTAGCCACGATCGAAACAAGCGATGAAAATCGAAGCGATACGCGCATTACAATAATCTTAAAGCATTTTGGTAGTGCGGAAATTTTATCCGCTAGATAACTGATTGACTAAAAACTGTACATGAACGCTAAGATAAAATATAAAATAGTCGCCTGAAATCAACATTTAAAATTTATGAATTCACTATTATCCCGCTTGCTAGCAATTTTTCTCAGCTTAACTTTGCTGTTTTCAACTGGCTGTCAGACTAATTCTCGAACTGACAGCGATATAATTAAGATTACCATGTGGCATGGAATAAATCCACCTGCAAATAGAGATGTTTTTAATGAATTAGTTGCTAAGTTTAATCAAAATCATCCCCACATAGAATTAGAAGCATTATATATCGGACAACCAGATGGACAATTACCGAAAATTCTCACAGCAGTAGTAGGAAATGTGCCACCGGACATTCTTTGGTTTACACCGCAATTAACAGGTCAACTAGTAGAATTACAGGCGATCAAACCCCTTGATGATTGGCTAAATAATTCTCCTCTAAAAGCTGAAATTGACCCAGTTTTGTTTGAATCTATGGAATTGAACGATCATTTGTGGTCGATTCCTTTAGCTACTAATAATGCAGCAATATTTTATCGTCCTTCTTTGTTTGAGAAAGCAGGAATTACTGAGTTGCCGCAAACTTGGGCAGAATTACGGAAAGTAGCAGAAAAATTAACTCAGGATTTCGATAAAGATGGTTTAATCGACCAATATGGATTATTTTTATCTTTAGGAAAAGGAGAATGGACTGTGTTTGCGTGGCTACCCTTTGTCTTTAGTGCGGGTGGCGAATTAACTTCCGGAAATCAGCCGAATTTAGTTAATGAAGGTACCATTTCTGCCTTACAATTTGGGGCAGATTTAGTAGGAGATAATTTAGCAATTTTATCTGCACCAGAAAGAGGTTATGAAATGGATAATTTCCTTACGGGAAAAGCAGCCATGCAAGTAACAGGACCTTGGACTTTAGGACAATTACAGCAAACTAATATAGATTATGGTGTTTTTCCTATTCCTGCCAAAAAAGAACGTGCCGCAGTTGTGGGTGGAGAAAACTTATTTGTCTTTAAAACTACTCCGGAAAGAGAACAAGCAGCAATTGAGTTTTTGTCCTATGTTTTGAGTGAAGAATTTCAAACAGCTTGGGCTTTGGGGACAGGATATTTACCGATTAATAAAAAAGCCCAAAAAAGTGCAGAATATCAAAAATTTGTGCAAGAAAATCCCATGCTAAATGTATTTTTGCAGCAAATGGACTGGGCGCGATCGCGTCCTATCATTCCCGGTTATACTCGTCTCTCAGAAAACTTCGGACGTGCAATTGAAGCTTCTCTTCTAGGGAAAGAAAGCCCCGCAGAAGCTTTAGCTGCATCTCAACGACGTTTAGAGTTAATTTTTCAAGATAAATACGTTCAGAAATGATTGACAAAAATCAATATCTGTGTTCATCTGCGTTGATCTGTGGTTTCAACTGCTATCCTAAATTTTGCTCACAGTTGAGGAAATTTAATGACAGGAAAACCGACAAATAAATGTCAGTTACCACCACCGCTAAAACCAGGAGATAGGTTACGAGTTATTACTCCTAGCGGAACTTTGCGCGAGTTGGAAGCGTTTGAGAAGGGAGTAAAAATTTGGCGCGATCGCGGCTACCAAATCGAATACGCTAGTCATTGGGATGCACGTTGCGGCTATTTGGCAGGAAAAGATAGCCAACGCCGTGAAGCGTTAGCTGAGGCTTGGTTTGACCCGGAATGTAAAGGTATTCTTTGTGCTAGAGGTGGTTATGGTAGCACGAGGTTGCTGGAAAATTGGCGTTGGGATGTTGAGAGTGAAGGAATTTGCGGACAAGGAAGTAGAGAGGTTGCATGCAACGTCTCTACAAACCCCAATCACCAATCACCAATCACCAATCACCAGTCCCCAGTCCCCAGTCACCAATCACCAGTCCCCAGTCCCCAGTCCCCAGTCACCAGTCCCCAGTCACCAGTCCCCAGTCCCCAGTCCCCAGTCACCAGTCCCCAGTCACCAGTCCCCAGTCCCCAGTCCCCAATCACCAAATGGCTAATCGGCTTTTCTGATGTCACAGCATTGCTGTGGAGTTTAGCGAAAGCGGGTATTTCTAGCTTACACGCGCCGGTTTTAACTACTTTGAGTAGGGAGCCTCAATGGTCAATTGAACGACTGTTTGACTGCGTAGAAGGTCGTTCAGTGGCTCCTTTGACTGGTAATGGTTGGGGTGGTGATGTAGCGACTGGGATCTTGTTACCAGCTAATTTAACTGTAGCGACTCATTTGTTAAATACACCTCTTCAACCTAACCTGGAAGGCGTTATTCTGGCTTTAGAAGACGTGACAGAGGCTCCTTATCGCATTGACCGAATGTTAACTCAGTGGCGGATGTCTGGGGCGTTTGCGGG encodes:
- a CDS encoding S66 peptidase family protein, whose protein sequence is MTGKPTNKCQLPPPLKPGDRLRVITPSGTLRELEAFEKGVKIWRDRGYQIEYASHWDARCGYLAGKDSQRREALAEAWFDPECKGILCARGGYGSTRLLENWRWDVESEGICGQGSREVACNVSTNPNHQSPITNHQSPVPSHQSPVPSPQSPVTSPQSPVPSPQSPVTSPQSPVPSPQSPITKWLIGFSDVTALLWSLAKAGISSLHAPVLTTLSREPQWSIERLFDCVEGRSVAPLTGNGWGGDVATGILLPANLTVATHLLNTPLQPNLEGVILALEDVTEAPYRIDRMLTQWRMSGAFAGVKGIALGRFSRCCAPEGIPSWTVEEVLSDRLIDLNIPIVSDLAFGHEGANAALPVGQFVTLDGSQGILAFQSQESITNK